The Lepus europaeus isolate LE1 chromosome 21, mLepTim1.pri, whole genome shotgun sequence genome has a window encoding:
- the QPRT gene encoding nicotinate-nucleotide pyrophosphorylase [carboxylating] yields MDAEGLALLLPPPTLAALASSWLQEDCPGLHVTALVTGAAPSQAALWAKSPGVLAGRPFFDAIFAQLGCQVSWLLPEGSKLVPVTKVAEVRGPAHHLLLGERVALNTLARCSGIASAAAEAVRVARGTGWTGRVAGTRKTTPGFRLAEKYGLLVGGAAPHRYDLGGLVMVKDNHIVAAGDVEQAVRGARRAADFALKVEVECSSLQEAVRAAQAGADLVLLDNFQPEELHPTAAALKAQFPSVVVEASGGVTLGNLPQFCGPHVDVISLGMLTQAAPALDFSLKLFAAGTTPVPHARRS; encoded by the exons ATGGACGCAGAAG GCTTGGCActgctgctgccccctcccacacTGGCAGCGCTGGCCAGCAGCTGGCTGCAGGAGGACTGCCCCGGCCTCCACGTCACAGCCCTGGTCACCGGCGCAGCCCCCTCGCAGGCGGCGCTGTGGGCCAAGTCCCCCGGGGTACTGGCTGGACGGCCCTTCTTCGATGCCATCTTTGCCCAGCTCGGCTGCCaggtctcctggctcctcccgGAGGGATCCAAGCTGGTGCCTGTGACCAAGGTGGCTGAGGTCcggggccccgcccaccacctgctgctgggaGAACGCGTGGCCCTCAACACGCTGGCCCGCTGCAGCGGGATCGCCAGCGCCGCTGCCGAGGCCGTGCGCGTGGCCAGGGGCACCGGCTGGACGGGGCGCGTGGCCGGCACGAGGAAAACGACGCCAGGCTTCCGGCTGGCGGAGAAGTACGGGCTGCTGGTGGGCGGGGCGGCCCCCCACCGCTACGACCTGGGAGGGCTGGTGATGGTCAAAGACAACCACATCGTGGCGGCTGGGGACGTGGAGCAG GCAGTGCGGGGGGCGCGGCGGGCGGCCGACTTCGCGCTGAAGGTGGAGGTGGAGTGTAGCAGCCTGCAAGAGGCCGTGCGTGCCGCCCAGGCGGGGGCCGACCTGGTCCTGCTAGACAACTTCCAGCCCGAG GAGCTGCACCCCACGGCCGCGGCGCTGAAGGCCCAGTTCCCCAGCGTGGTGGTGGAAGCCAGCGGCGGTGTCACGCTGGGCAACCTGCCCCAGTTCTGTGGGCCCCACGTGGATGTCATCTCCCTGGGGATGCTGACCCAGGCCGCCCCCGCCCTCGACTTCTCCCTCAAGCTGTTTGCTGCGGGGACCACGCCAGTGCCCCACGCCCGCCGCTCCTAG